The segment CTCTCTATGAATGTATTACCCATCTTTgcagagcaacagttttgtgtgaaaggatttgaaggcctgtcccaaatataagcctgttgagttgtgatttaagcaaataatagctcGGGCTACTAactgcttttctgttttggtttcacagcTCACAACTTCATGTCTTTAGTGAAACAGCTCTGTGCAttttgctctccctctctgtatAGATGCTCCTCCCCTGTAGGTAACCAGCGTGTGGGGAAGCAGCGGCTGTCCATCGGTAGAAACTGTGATCGTCTAGGAACCGTTGAACATGAGTTCCTGCACGCTCTGGGCTTCTGGCACGAGCAGTCCAGAGCTGACCGCAACGATTACATAGACATCATGTGGGATCGCATCGAACCTGGTAACATCCATCAGTAAAAACTCATGTTCTTACATTTAATGAAAAACTGAATTATTTGGTGGGCAGCTGCTTGCAATCCATCCTTCCTGATATTGTTTTTATACCTTCCTCAGGTAAAGAGCACAACTTCAAAACTTACGATGACACAGTGTCCACTGCTCTCGGTGTACCCTATGACTACGGCTCTGTAATGCACTACAGCAAGACGGCCTTCAACATCGCCTCTGAGCCCACCATCGTCACCAAGATCCCCCACTTCATGgatgtgattggtcagaggaTGGGGTTCAGTGCTAATGACCTCGCCAAGCTCAACCTTCTCTACAACTGCAGTGAGTCTTCTTGACCTGTCATTTTGTCCATTGAACAATACATGTCACATCCAGTCCAGTTCAACTTCTGTTGTGAGATGATGCAACCATTTTCTTGTATGTATGGTGGCACTTTTGCTCTCTACCTGCAATATCACCCCTCAGTTATCAAGCAGACTGATCGAGCTCTGTGTCGTGTCAGCATCTTGCTCCTTTGATCTCTTCTTTCATGGAGGGCAAATAAAATGTGATAACATATTTGACCAAAGGTGTCCTGATTTAAAGCTCTTACATAAGAAGTTTCCATCTAACAATTATTGAGACTGATGCTCAAATGAGACCCTGAAACCTCTCTCTGAGATCTGTTTCGTTAAGTCATGGTATCCGATCCAACAGGGTGGTTGCAGGATTGTTTTTCATTAAAGGGTGGTTCCAATATTTCCACCCATTCTCAACGGCTTATCCGAAGCCAGGTTGTATTCCAGACATCCCCTCTcgccagcaatgctttccagcttcTCCTAGGGTAccccgaggcattcccaggccagatgagatatgtaatccttcccatgtgttctgggtctgccccggggcctcctaccagttggacatgcctgaaacacctctaacgggaggggcccaggaggcatcctgatcagatgcctgaaccacctcaactgaccccttttcgacgtgaaggagcggcggctctactccgagccccctctggatgtctgagcgccttaccctatctctaaggctgagcccagtgACCCTTCTGAGGaaccttaccctatctctaaggctgagcccagtgacccttctgaggaaactcatttggccacttgtatccgtgatctcattcttttggtcactacccaacttgtatccgtgatctcattcttttggtcactacccagagctcatgaccataggtgagggttgggatgtcgATGgtccagtaaattgaaagctttgtgCTTCGAAAGTTTGGTGCAGCGCCGGCATCAATGCAGACTCCACTGATCCATTACAcgattctaccctcactcgtggacaagaccccgagatacttgaactccttcgctttttatgtttttatataattcTGTAGCTCCCAAGTGCTTAGTGCGTCTTATGTATTCAAATCCAAACATTTGAATTTTGGaagagaaatgtatttttaaggCATCAAAACTTTACTTTCCTGCAACCTTTCCTGTTCTCCATGCCATTTTTTCTGACATAGGTTTTTGCATGATGATGTTGCAACATCTAAACCCCTGCCTAACGTGCCTCTGGGAAGATTTTTGCTCTTCTTGTTATAGTCAGAGAATGTAAGAGAATGTTCTTACTCCACTTTTTCCTACCTCTCTTTGGGAATATGGTCATGCTGCTGTATATGGAAGCAGTGGCATACAGTAGTTaggatgggccccagtgcacacgaTTATGACTGAATGCATGCACTGAAGTATCTTGATGACTCTGTGACCTGTTTCCTCTCCACAGCCAAGTCTTCAACCTTTGTGGACAGCTGTGACTTTGAGGAGCAGAACATCTGTGGGATGATTCAGGGTCCCGGCAACGCAAAGTGGGAACAACGTAGTTCTGTGAGCGGAGGGCCTCAGACTGACTTCTCCAACATGGGACAATGCAAAGGTAAAAGTCAGTCATAACAAATGCAAGTTCTAATTTCCCTGGTTCAAAGTCCTGCAAATTGCTTTTAAAATCAACTAAGACTCTGAAAGCTTCCAGAGACACCAAACGTGTTACAGAATATGTAGGTCTCTCAGTTTCAGGGAAATGGTGCAGTCAcaaaaatctaatttattaaTGAAACACTGGAAAATGCAGATAGATATACAGTAAAATCTTatcttacacacatacacatctgTGTTGTTGTCCAGTTAGCAGTTATTACAGAAGGCTAATCACTTTATCACCTTATCAAGCCTCATACTGTAGATAGCTGGCCTTGGTGCTCAGTGTCTGGAGATATTTAAAACAAGGGTGCCTGAAGTGATTTATGACTTTACCTGTACAAAGTGCAGGCTGGCAGTAAAAATACATTGACTAAGATAAATACCAACATAATGATTTATTAGATACAAGAGTTTAGAGTGTGTTTCTTTAATTAGTCGTTTTATAAAGAAACATAATTCTGAGATTTACTGCTAATAAACTTTGAGCCCCTGAACGTCCAGACTGTATGACCTGGAGAAGACTTGACACAGGTTCTTCAACACGGTGCCATAAAATGTAATATGACAAACTTCTGAGGCCCAGCATTACTCACTGTTGTTTCCTCCTGCCCTCAGCAAAAGGCTACTTCATGCACTTCAGCACAGCCTTTGCTGAACCTGGTACCCGTGCACTCCTGGAGAGTCGCTGGCTTTACCCCAAACCTGGAACCCAGTGTCTGCAGTTCTTCCTCTATAACAGCGGGGCAGAAGATGACGTTCTCAATATCTGGGTGCGAGAGTATGACGAGGCCAACCCCAGCGGTAAACTGACGCTCTTCAAGAGTATTTCAGGTAATGTATTAAATATTACATATTGTGTGATGTACAGTGTATTTATAATTAAATGTAAGACCAAATTCTACCAGCACCCTCTCATTTTTCACCCCAACCTCTTTCCAGTGTTATCAGCCCAATAAATAGCCGTTATCCGTGGCTGTCACTACTATTATAATGCTTTAGACGGGGCAcctactatttatttatttttctgttctgttttcatGCAGTGTTCTCTTATCTGATTTTCTCTTGTTGAATATGTGTTAAgcttaaaagaaataaacaacagcaataaaaccGTTGttaaaaaccaaaaataattaaatcacCTTTCGGGACTTTAGGGGCTCTGTAAAATACTCTCTTTCCCACCTGGAAAAATATGAAAACGTAGTAAGGTGACATATTTTAATAGCTTTTTGCCTGGCTCGTAATTTCTGCCGTTGCGCCGCTGCCATCTGAAGAGACACAATGCATTGTGGGTCAAATGAGTATGTCTCATACGCAGAAACTCTTGTTGATGTAGTTTACATCTGGTCATTTCTTTCAAACctttgtcactttttatatTACAACACCTGACGTCCTCTTTTACTCCCTTAgtcatttattatatttatccCTTAtctaaccaggaagtcccactgaCATTGagaatctcttttacaagagagacctggcccaATGGCCAATTAGCTGCCATTAGACGTTGGCACCTaagaataaacataaatataggAGGTAGAGTCGGGACATAACAGCCTCAGATCTTCTGATGACAACTGATAACGGtgatttaatgggctgatagcATCCAAAACAGatgtcaaacaaaaaacatctcaTGTCATCAGAATAATTTCAATGATGCTCAAATCAAGTAAAAAACTATAGCGATTTATTCGTGTTTAATGTCTATTCTCTTTACAGGAGGGGTCATGGGCTCCTGGGAACTGCATAACATCAATCTGCATGTGACACGGAAAGCCCGCGTGGTTTTTGAGGGTGTGAGGGGAAAGGGTCCCTCGAAGGGAGGTTTCTCTCTGGATGACATTAACCTGTCCTCCACCAAGTGCCCTCAGCACATCTGGCAAATCCGCAACATCACCCGCCTGCTGGCCACCACACCAGTAGGAGAGAAACTGTACAGCCCTCGCTTTCTGTCACCTGCAGGTTACTCCTTCCAGGTTAATGTCTTTAAAATATTTGATTCTCTCAATCTTGAGGAAATCTGAAGCTCAACACACCTTTGGTACAGTAAACTGATGTGATTCTAAAAATACTTGAACGTTACTTCACACTGCTCTGTGATCTGTAGGTCGGTGTGTACCTCAACGGAAGAAGTGACCGTCCAGGGTACATGGCAACGTACTTCCATCTGACCTCAGGCCCCAACGACCACAAGCTCAAGTGGCCGTGTCCATGGCAGCAGGCAACTATGGCCCTGATGGATCAGCAGTCTGACATCAGACAGCACATGAACATGCACCGGATGGTCACCACGGACCCCGACAAGATGTCCTCTGATGGTAGGTGAAGAGAGGGTGGGAAAACATATAGTGTAGAAAGCTTGACTTGCCAAACAAcggacgtagccactgtgacatcaccctccgttttttgaagcctcgagtttggcattttggctgtcgccatcttagagttttggagccagaagtgaccatatttggccAGAAGTGTGGAGCTAACTcaaatgctagctgctagctcagTTAGCACGGTGCATTTGCAGTCTATGGTTTACTGTGATAATGCAAATGCTAATTCTCGTTTGTTTCAACAATTTTCGGCGTataaccattaaaacaaattgtACCTACCAGAAAAACTTAAAATCAGACTCCTCAAGGCCTAGACACACCAAAGCTACATCAAGGAACTTGTGGTCATGAAGGCCAGCTGTTGCGTTGCCTCACGTTGCCTGTtttcttggccaaaaagttgctcatgaacacaccacaaagactacagccaacagcccaCCAGTCTGTACATTCTGTGTCTGCGTGAAAGGAAATAACtgtccataccagcaggtggcggtgtattcatcattcaaaaagagaaaccGGAAGGCACATTCATACCTGCCAAAGCTCCAGATTTTCGTGGGTTCTCCTAATTTTGAACTCTTCCTCCTGCCGTGCCCCTGATTGGTCATTTCTCCGACTTATCTTCAGATTTCAGTTATATACAAATCAAATCGGAGTTTCTCACACGTTTCTGTAGGTGGGGTGCGTGCTGCAAGATTTGATTCGACGACAGTATAATCTTTACATATTTTGCTCCACTTGGCAACCCCGTCTGGAGCATGCATTGTTGACTCCGCCTGATTGTGCTCGTTCAGTCTCTGCCCTCTGCCCTGACAATCTCATGCTGtcttgactttagttgtttgctttcctcaccaTCGGGCTCTGCCATCTCCACTGCCCATTCAGTCGTTGAATCGGCCAAAAAAAGCTGACATGGGCCGACAAGGGCAGACAAGGGCCAATGGcgcaggacacaccacaaaacctagggcaacagatgctcactgacagCCAGATGTCGACCAATCGCCGACCCTTGGCCCGGAGTATCAGGgcccttagagggtcttttagtacaaccaaaagCTGAACAAGACTTTAGACGACCAGAA is part of the Epinephelus moara isolate mb chromosome 10, YSFRI_EMoa_1.0, whole genome shotgun sequence genome and harbors:
- the LOC126397273 gene encoding meprin A subunit beta-like isoform X3 — its product is MDLRWIVLLFGLGLAAAKLTGDIETDVDDGHDWDMFDINKAAGLDLVEGDIEMYETPSRNSILGDKYRWPTTIPYYLEDNLEMNAKGVILKAFDQYRLKTCIDFTPWKGEENYISVYKGSGCSSPVGNQRVGKQRLSIGRNCDRLGTVEHEFLHALGFWHEQSRADRNDYIDIMWDRIEPGKEHNFKTYDDTVSTALGVPYDYGSVMHYSKTAFNIASEPTIVTKIPHFMDVIGQRMGFSANDLAKLNLLYNCTKSSTFVDSCDFEEQNICGMIQGPGNAKWEQRSSVSGGPQTDFSNMGQCKGKTKGYFMHFSTAFAEPGTRALLESRWLYPKPGTQCLQFFLYNSGAEDDVLNIWVREYDEANPSGKLTLFKSISGGVMGSWELHNINLHVTRKARVVFEGVRGKGPSKGGFSLDDINLSSTKCPQHIWQIRNITRLLATTPVGEKLYSPRFLSPAGYSFQVGVYLNGRSDRPGYMATYFHLTSGPNDHKLKWPCPWQQATMALMDQQSDIRQHMNMHRMVTTDPDKMSSDGTEYYWDDPRKVGSQVTASDGSYYYRGPGTGTSVFITHNRLKSRNFIKGDDAFFLFSMEDISHLLESQPLFRPAVHTDAGLMKAADQDAPQGAANNSTVATALAVSVAAVMFVVSMLIVGNAWRLWRRRRQQQQENDEMVIIQDMPGFMGEQLTKF
- the LOC126397273 gene encoding meprin A subunit beta-like isoform X2, with amino-acid sequence MDLRWIVLLFGLGLVNAAAKLTGDIETDVDDGHDWDMFDINKAAGLDLVEGDIEMYETPSRNSILGDKYRWPTTIPYYLEDNLEMNAKGVILKAFDQYRLKTCIDFTPWKGEENYISVYKGSGCSSPVGNQRVGKQRLSIGRNCDRLGTVEHEFLHALGFWHEQSRADRNDYIDIMWDRIEPGKEHNFKTYDDTVSTALGVPYDYGSVMHYSKTAFNIASEPTIVTKIPHFMDVIGQRMGFSANDLAKLNLLYNCTKSSTFVDSCDFEEQNICGMIQGPGNAKWEQRSSVSGGPQTDFSNMGQCKAKGYFMHFSTAFAEPGTRALLESRWLYPKPGTQCLQFFLYNSGAEDDVLNIWVREYDEANPSGKLTLFKSISGGVMGSWELHNINLHVTRKARVVFEGVRGKGPSKGGFSLDDINLSSTKCPQHIWQIRNITRLLATTPVGEKLYSPRFLSPAGYSFQVGVYLNGRSDRPGYMATYFHLTSGPNDHKLKWPCPWQQATMALMDQQSDIRQHMNMHRMVTTDPDKMSSDGTEYYWDDPRKVGSQVTASDGSYYYRGPGTGTSVFITHNRLKSRNFIKGDDAFFLFSMEDISHLLESQPLFRPAVHTDAGLMKAADQDAPQGAANNSTVATALAVSVAAVMFVVSMLIVGNAWRLWRRRRQQQQENDEMVIIQDMPGFMGEQLTKF
- the LOC126397273 gene encoding meprin A subunit beta-like isoform X4 translates to MDLRWIVLLFGLGLAAAKLTGDIETDVDDGHDWDMFDINKAAGLDLVEGDIEMYETPSRNSILGDKYRWPTTIPYYLEDNLEMNAKGVILKAFDQYRLKTCIDFTPWKGEENYISVYKGSGCSSPVGNQRVGKQRLSIGRNCDRLGTVEHEFLHALGFWHEQSRADRNDYIDIMWDRIEPGKEHNFKTYDDTVSTALGVPYDYGSVMHYSKTAFNIASEPTIVTKIPHFMDVIGQRMGFSANDLAKLNLLYNCTKSSTFVDSCDFEEQNICGMIQGPGNAKWEQRSSVSGGPQTDFSNMGQCKAKGYFMHFSTAFAEPGTRALLESRWLYPKPGTQCLQFFLYNSGAEDDVLNIWVREYDEANPSGKLTLFKSISGGVMGSWELHNINLHVTRKARVVFEGVRGKGPSKGGFSLDDINLSSTKCPQHIWQIRNITRLLATTPVGEKLYSPRFLSPAGYSFQVGVYLNGRSDRPGYMATYFHLTSGPNDHKLKWPCPWQQATMALMDQQSDIRQHMNMHRMVTTDPDKMSSDGTEYYWDDPRKVGSQVTASDGSYYYRGPGTGTSVFITHNRLKSRNFIKGDDAFFLFSMEDISHLLESQPLFRPAVHTDAGLMKAADQDAPQGAANNSTVATALAVSVAAVMFVVSMLIVGNAWRLWRRRRQQQQENDEMVIIQDMPGFMGEQLTKF
- the LOC126397273 gene encoding meprin A subunit beta-like isoform X1; its protein translation is MDLRWIVLLFGLGLVNAAAKLTGDIETDVDDGHDWDMFDINKAAGLDLVEGDIEMYETPSRNSILGDKYRWPTTIPYYLEDNLEMNAKGVILKAFDQYRLKTCIDFTPWKGEENYISVYKGSGCSSPVGNQRVGKQRLSIGRNCDRLGTVEHEFLHALGFWHEQSRADRNDYIDIMWDRIEPGKEHNFKTYDDTVSTALGVPYDYGSVMHYSKTAFNIASEPTIVTKIPHFMDVIGQRMGFSANDLAKLNLLYNCTKSSTFVDSCDFEEQNICGMIQGPGNAKWEQRSSVSGGPQTDFSNMGQCKGKTKGYFMHFSTAFAEPGTRALLESRWLYPKPGTQCLQFFLYNSGAEDDVLNIWVREYDEANPSGKLTLFKSISGGVMGSWELHNINLHVTRKARVVFEGVRGKGPSKGGFSLDDINLSSTKCPQHIWQIRNITRLLATTPVGEKLYSPRFLSPAGYSFQVGVYLNGRSDRPGYMATYFHLTSGPNDHKLKWPCPWQQATMALMDQQSDIRQHMNMHRMVTTDPDKMSSDGTEYYWDDPRKVGSQVTASDGSYYYRGPGTGTSVFITHNRLKSRNFIKGDDAFFLFSMEDISHLLESQPLFRPAVHTDAGLMKAADQDAPQGAANNSTVATALAVSVAAVMFVVSMLIVGNAWRLWRRRRQQQQENDEMVIIQDMPGFMGEQLTKF